The proteins below are encoded in one region of Labeo rohita strain BAU-BD-2019 chromosome 15, IGBB_LRoh.1.0, whole genome shotgun sequence:
- the LOC127176783 gene encoding calcium-activated chloride channel regulator 1, whose amino-acid sequence MGSRAVFLLWMLLSSTSTGIKLDGNGYVDVVIAISSRVSQDNTLIDKIKDMVTEGSLHLYEALDKKVYLKEATILVPPQWNSKDFTRARTESFEKARIRIDNPNPAYGDEPYTNRYGKCGIEGEYIHVTPNFLRNNTLTKPYGSKGRVFVHEWADLRWGIYDEYSDKKPFYYSNDHIEATRFNKNIKGELYEDSAKTPCRIDPQTSLPTKNCKFFPYKYQNTHSSIMFLPSLGSVSTFCRKNEHNYDAPNLQNEKCGKATGTVIFEDSVDKDALRSLKPLQTSPPAPTFKVVQRKHRVVCLVLDVSKSMEGSRILRLQQAATHFLQNIIEDQSSVGMVTFSAGASTLSSLTTLDSDTTRERLVTLLPKTAAGTTYICKGLNLGLKELKKDDGDVIGDEIIFLTDGEATDDLNRCVPNAINSGAIIHTIALGDKADKALREMADKTGGKFITASDNTTSNQLMNGFSELTVSTGDQTKDPVQIDSVGAKTSDWFNGTVPIDQTIGTKTSFTITYETTLPKINTQSPSGSVYNQMQMRHDESSKTVTLKVTGTAQTGDWKYSIQTPTVQALTVTATSHAARADVPPIFVKTRMNQKFSDGTKPMIVFAEVSQNYKPVINAEVWATLEPESGPAQTLQLLDNGAGADAFKDDGVYSRYVTKMENGRSSLKVKVKNQNGQASFTLQKRGGAPYVPGYVVDGVVEMNPSKPLVSAESPIIGSFSRTATGESFEVILKSTTPPNFPPNRITDLNAEIQNNTVLLSWTAPGEDLDHGTAKSYKIKWSLDFKMLQFNFSNAHEVNISGNSPQEAGSVEQYLFNLSFPVKNGTTLYFAVQSEDKENVKSQISNLAQALKIIPHPEPTEVSNLKCRFITISVFLATVVITGIIAITAWALRQKRQQGFLIIMPE is encoded by the exons ATCACAGGACAACACACTCATTGATAAAATCAAG GACATGGTCACTGAAGGGTCGCTTCATCTTTATGAAGCATTGGATAAAAAGGTCTATTTGAAGGAAGCTACAATACTAGTCCCACCCCAGTGGAATAGTAAGGATTTTACCAGAGCAAGAACAGAGTCCTTTGAAAAG GCAAGAATAAGAATTGATAATCCTAATCCAGCATATGGTGATGAACCCTACACTAATCGGTATGGAAAATGTGGAATTGAGGGAGAGTACATTCATGTCACCCCAAACTTCCTCCGAAACAACACACTTACTAAGCCATACGGGTCAAAAG GAAGGGTCTTTGTGCATGAATGGGCTGATCTGAGATGGGGCATTTATGATGAATACAGTGACAAAAAGCCATTCTACTACTCTAATGACCATATTGAAGCTACAAg gtttaacaaaaatattaaaggtgAGCTTTATGAGGATTCTGCTAAAACTCCATGTCGCATTGATCCACAAACTTCACTACCAactaagaattgcaagttttttccttacaaatatcaaaacacacacagttcaaTAATGTTCCTGCCAAGCCTGGGTTCT GTGAGCACATTTTGTCGTAAAAATGAGCACAATTATGATGCCCCAAACctgcaaaatgaaaaatgtggcAAAGCAACAGGGACCGTAATATTTGAGGATTCTGTGGATAAAGACGCACTTCGTTCTCTAAAACCGCTGCAGACTTCTCCACCAGCACCAACTTTCAAAGTTGTGCAGCGAAAGCATCGGGTCGTTTGTCTTGTACTTGATGTCTCAAAAAGCATGGAA GGCTCTAGAATTCTTCGACTGCAACAGGCTGCCACACATTTCCTGCAGAATATCATTGAGGATCAATCCAGTGTGGGAATGGTAACCTTTAGCGCTGGTGCTTCTACTCTGAGCTCCTTGACTACTCTTGACAGTGACACCACAAGAGAACGTCTCGTCACTTTGTTGCCAAAAACAGCAGCTGGAACAACATACATATGTAAAGGCCTCAATCTAGGCTTAAAG GAACTTAAAAAGGATGATGGGGATGTGATAGGAGATGAAATCATTTTTCTGACAGATGGTGAAGCCACAGATGACCTTAATAGGTGTGTTCCCAATGCAATTAATAGTGGTGCCATTATACACACAATTGCTTTGGGTGATAAAGCAGATAAAGCACTGAGGGAAATGGCGGACAAAACTG GAGGGAAATTTATCACAGCCAGTGATAACACTACCTCTAATCAGCTAATGAATGGATTTTCCGAACTAACTGTATCAACAGGAGATCAAACAAAAGACCCAGTTCAG ATAGACAGTGTGGGAGCAAAAACATCTGACTGGTTTAATGGGACAGTACCAATAGATCAGACTATTGGTACCAAAACCAGCTTTACAATAACCTATGAAACAACTCTACCTAAAATTAACACACAGTCACCGAGTGGCTCAGTCTACAATCAAATGCAGATGCGTCATGATGAATCATCTAAAACAGTAACTTTAAAAGTTACAGGAACTGCACAG ACTGGGGACTGGAAGTACAGTATCCAAACTCCAACAGTTCAGGCTCTGACTGTAACAGCAACGAGTCATGCGGCACGAGCTGATGTTCCCCCTATCTTTGTCAAAACCCGCATGAACCAGAAGTTCAGTGACGGCACTAAACCCATGATAGTGTTTGCTGAGGttagtcaaaattacaagcCTGTAATAAATGCTGAAGTGTGGGCTACGCTGGAGCCAGAATCTGGTCCTGCACAAACGTTACAACTGCTGGACAATGGAGCAG GAGCTGATGCTTTCAAGGATGATGGTGTCTATTCCAGATATGTCACAAAGATGGAAAATGGGAGAAGCAGTTTGAAAGTAAAAGTGAAGAATCAAAATGGACAAGCCAGCTTTACTCTCCAAAAAAGGGGGGGTGCTCCATACGTACCTGGATATGTGGTAGACG GTGTGGTGGAGATGAACCCTTCAAAACCTCTAGTTTCGGCAGAATCACCTATAATTGGAAGCTTCAGCAGAACAGCCACCGGAGAGAGTTTTGAGGTGATTCTTAAAAGCACAACTCCACCAAATTTCCCTCCTAACAGAATCACAGATCTAAATGCAGAGATCCAGAACAACACTGTGCTTCTCAGCTGGACAGCTCCTGGTGAGGACCTCGACCACGGGACAG cTAAATCCTACAAGATCAAGTGGAGCCTTGACTTTAAAATGCTTCAATTCAACTTCAGCAATGCTCATGAAGTCAACATATCTGGCAACTCACCTCAGGAGGCTGGATCAGTTGAACAATATTTATTCAATCTCAGTTTTCCAGTCAAAAATGGCACAACACTCTACTTTGCGGTTCAATCTGAGGACAAAGAAAATGTCAAATCTCAAATTTCCAACCTTGCTCAAGCTTTAAAGATCATCCCTCATCCAGAACCCACAGAGGTGTCAAACCTGAAATGTAGGTTTATTACAATATCTGTTTTCTTGGCCACTGTAGTGATTACTGGCATTATTGCGATAACAGCATGGGCATTGAGACAAAAAAGGCAGCAAGGTTTCTTGATTATTATGCCAGAATAA